One part of the Bacteroides sp. genome encodes these proteins:
- a CDS encoding choice-of-anchor J domain-containing protein, whose amino-acid sequence MKKTIIMYSLLMLTTFAMVSMAMSAEGKTTRENTGLLYSFKDDAEWHDDFAIDNIEGWIMSDLDGLVPAGPFQDYPNKNQPQAFILYNPSKTNPVNTFPEFQPRSGEKVFMSISSNSGPSNNWMITRELAPHDGGQFSFYAKGTFDFFGDEHFKVGYSFEGTNPEDFIFFNGGNPITANFTWTRHQFSIPANAKHIAIVGVSYAYCLMVDDIEFNAFVPYLAPGPVSNLDAETELGDQMAVHLNWINPEITQDESPLAELSGIKVFRGTHPMTFQPLTDLTDQEIGEAASFTDNTLVSTGFYAYRLVPYNSEGEGVPSSSPFLFLDYETTPGAPHTIMVTQNESLQSVVSWNAVNYGANGGMLQDPVVGYTVTRTAGSQTETLVTMHPDTSFVETEIPDFNLYTYSIVAHISEEEAGEPGLQNAYSGMEANQQPVTWGKYESEQVFELSRNSMISQSIYTADQMGEGGLITSIAYFSNIGSGNGSSNYKVYMSTTNRQVFGSTPSNVVWEYFGNQKLVYEGPIAFQAGPRAIEIDLDQPFFYDAASGQNVIITVVKPLISSPPSFTGRAFYNTQVEGIRTYYAIGYGIDMSTISTQPASWATEEIGTIPSIVTTKVEDYASLSGIVTMDDGTAGLQDVTVSLMPAEGDAEAYQQETVVTAADGTYQIPALLPGNYEVTFFKEGFNAEVVSLTVSDNEERLLNITLYNADPVVISGTVFNQASTPLANAYVNLSGYSAFNTVTDETGAFSLQAYGGKEYQIEVIHPLYYSYQDSFTSEEEDYSLGNITLTTEPHKPMNVVAELAENGAQLNWEIPYGLDHESMLAWGTQTNVNDGWGFGGEEFIAGIRFSYVDLQASIPENGKLTHVKVYFNNHANFIIKVFQGTNASTLLHSQEGFASEEGWYTFELDQAILIDQTQEFWIGIHFLPGYGAYPIGIDEGPNAPLKKGSMLYSDGVWTGMSLTNKNWNIYGIVHTTVEADPMGYKVFRGLADAEPSTWTDITPGPVTGNAFLDTSIQEEEPGVYRYGVLAQYGPEVFSEMSLSNPLPLDMIFDLSLLLQPNALAPAQAYIRLWNNDYLYETHVEDLESPASFDGVWRGNYNLEVQMDNYKLLEMENLAVMESQTLEVPVYEYKVMPSDLEAELNEDGSSATLSWSLHGAFIDNIESYPDFGKTNIGDYILVDGDGLETYTYTNFSWPDAGSPMSYMVFNPFATTPPVNLVASSGRRYLVAMAGPGGANDDWLIIPAGPGTFSFMASSLVSQYPETFHVKYSTTGIEPDDFTALPQGSGVVPPVQWTQYTFEAPQGTKYLAIQYVSNDTYFLLLDDLEYQKPFDHVQSFNVYLDGGLVASEITDMSHQLTELEAGTHLVEVEAVYHSGVSEKASVEILGTVDMDERLTGDKPQVYPNPSNGNFSLVLPKPAQVRIIDLNGQLLYANQLPDGHNIISLDLEPGTYIIQVQTAARMMTDKLIIK is encoded by the coding sequence TAAAACAACGAGAGAAAATACGGGCTTACTTTATTCCTTCAAGGATGATGCAGAATGGCATGACGACTTTGCCATAGACAATATTGAAGGTTGGATAATGAGTGACCTGGATGGTTTGGTTCCTGCAGGGCCCTTCCAGGATTATCCCAATAAGAACCAACCCCAGGCTTTTATTTTGTATAACCCATCCAAGACGAATCCGGTCAACACTTTCCCCGAGTTTCAGCCGCGCTCTGGAGAGAAGGTTTTCATGAGTATTAGTTCCAATAGTGGTCCCAGCAACAACTGGATGATTACCCGCGAGCTGGCTCCCCACGATGGCGGGCAGTTTTCCTTTTATGCCAAGGGTACCTTTGACTTTTTCGGTGATGAGCATTTTAAGGTTGGTTATTCCTTTGAAGGTACAAATCCTGAAGATTTCATATTCTTTAATGGGGGTAATCCCATTACTGCCAACTTTACCTGGACCAGGCATCAGTTTTCCATCCCTGCCAATGCTAAACACATTGCCATCGTGGGTGTTTCTTATGCCTACTGCCTGATGGTTGATGATATTGAATTCAACGCTTTTGTCCCTTATCTCGCCCCTGGTCCTGTATCCAATTTAGATGCCGAAACTGAATTAGGTGACCAAATGGCCGTCCATTTGAATTGGATCAACCCTGAAATAACGCAGGATGAAAGCCCTCTGGCAGAATTAAGCGGCATTAAGGTTTTTCGCGGGACCCATCCCATGACATTTCAACCTCTAACAGACCTCACCGATCAGGAGATTGGAGAGGCTGCCAGTTTTACTGACAACACCCTTGTGTCAACGGGCTTCTACGCTTACCGCCTGGTACCTTATAACAGTGAGGGCGAAGGTGTGCCCTCTTCTTCCCCCTTCCTTTTCCTGGATTACGAGACTACCCCTGGCGCTCCGCATACAATCATGGTAACACAAAACGAAAGCCTGCAATCGGTTGTTTCGTGGAATGCCGTTAACTATGGGGCCAATGGAGGGATGTTGCAGGACCCTGTTGTTGGTTATACAGTAACAAGAACAGCTGGCAGCCAAACGGAGACTCTGGTCACCATGCATCCTGACACCTCCTTCGTTGAAACGGAAATTCCTGACTTTAATCTTTACACCTATTCTATCGTTGCACACATCAGCGAAGAAGAGGCTGGAGAACCAGGTCTTCAGAACGCCTATTCGGGAATGGAAGCGAACCAGCAACCGGTGACCTGGGGAAAATACGAGTCTGAACAGGTATTTGAGCTGTCCCGTAATTCAATGATTTCACAGAGCATTTATACCGCTGATCAAATGGGTGAGGGTGGCCTCATCACCAGCATTGCTTATTTCAGTAACATCGGCTCAGGTAACGGATCCAGTAATTACAAGGTTTATATGAGTACGACCAACCGCCAGGTATTTGGCTCCACGCCCAGCAATGTGGTTTGGGAATACTTTGGCAACCAGAAACTTGTTTATGAAGGCCCCATCGCCTTTCAGGCAGGCCCCCGTGCCATTGAGATTGACCTCGATCAGCCCTTCTTTTATGATGCCGCCAGCGGACAAAATGTGATCATTACCGTCGTTAAGCCCCTCATATCAAGTCCTCCCAGCTTTACCGGCCGTGCTTTTTACAACACCCAGGTAGAAGGCATTCGTACCTATTACGCCATTGGCTACGGGATTGATATGAGCACCATTTCAACCCAACCTGCCTCCTGGGCCACTGAAGAAATAGGCACCATTCCCAGTATCGTAACCACAAAAGTTGAAGATTATGCCTCTTTATCAGGCATTGTTACAATGGATGATGGCACAGCCGGCCTGCAGGATGTCACTGTATCTTTGATGCCCGCCGAAGGCGATGCGGAAGCCTATCAGCAGGAGACCGTGGTAACTGCTGCCGATGGAACCTACCAGATCCCAGCCCTTTTGCCCGGGAATTATGAAGTTACCTTTTTCAAGGAAGGCTTCAATGCAGAGGTAGTATCCTTAACTGTTTCTGACAATGAAGAAAGGTTACTGAATATCACCCTTTACAATGCCGATCCGGTGGTAATCTCTGGTACTGTTTTCAACCAGGCCAGCACCCCATTGGCCAATGCCTATGTTAACCTCAGCGGGTATTCCGCTTTCAATACCGTTACGGATGAAACCGGCGCCTTCAGTCTCCAGGCTTATGGCGGGAAAGAATACCAGATTGAAGTGATCCATCCGTTATATTACTCCTACCAGGATAGCTTCACCAGTGAAGAAGAAGATTACTCCCTGGGCAACATCACCCTGACCACTGAGCCCCACAAACCAATGAACGTTGTGGCTGAGCTGGCTGAAAACGGTGCACAATTGAACTGGGAAATTCCCTATGGCCTTGACCACGAGTCCATGCTCGCCTGGGGCACCCAAACCAATGTAAACGATGGCTGGGGCTTTGGCGGTGAGGAGTTTATTGCAGGCATCCGGTTCTCCTATGTGGATTTGCAGGCATCGATTCCAGAGAATGGAAAGCTGACGCACGTAAAGGTTTATTTTAACAACCACGCCAACTTCATCATCAAGGTTTTCCAGGGCACTAACGCATCCACCCTGCTCCATTCACAAGAGGGCTTCGCAAGCGAAGAAGGCTGGTACACCTTCGAACTGGACCAGGCCATCCTCATTGACCAGACCCAGGAATTCTGGATCGGGATACATTTCCTTCCGGGATATGGTGCTTACCCAATCGGAATTGATGAGGGGCCAAACGCTCCCCTTAAGAAAGGCAGCATGCTTTACTCCGATGGGGTCTGGACCGGCATGAGCCTTACCAACAAGAACTGGAACATATACGGCATCGTCCACACAACCGTTGAAGCTGATCCCATGGGATACAAGGTCTTCAGAGGTCTTGCTGATGCTGAGCCATCCACTTGGACCGATATCACTCCCGGCCCGGTGACCGGGAACGCCTTCCTCGATACAAGCATTCAGGAAGAGGAGCCCGGCGTTTACCGCTATGGCGTCCTCGCACAGTATGGTCCTGAGGTGTTCTCTGAGATGTCCCTCTCGAATCCTTTGCCACTGGATATGATTTTCGACCTATCCCTTCTGCTCCAACCCAATGCGCTGGCTCCTGCACAGGCTTATATCCGCTTGTGGAACAACGATTACTTGTATGAAACCCACGTGGAAGACCTGGAAAGCCCTGCAAGCTTTGACGGAGTCTGGAGAGGCAACTACAACCTGGAAGTCCAGATGGACAACTATAAGCTGCTGGAAATGGAAAACCTTGCTGTTATGGAAAGCCAAACCCTGGAAGTGCCGGTTTATGAATACAAGGTCATGCCTTCTGATCTGGAAGCCGAACTAAACGAAGACGGCTCTTCAGCTACCCTGTCATGGTCGCTCCATGGTGCTTTTATCGACAATATTGAATCCTATCCCGATTTCGGGAAAACCAACATAGGCGATTACATCCTGGTTGATGGTGATGGCCTGGAAACCTATACCTACACCAACTTCTCCTGGCCCGATGCAGGCAGCCCCATGTCTTATATGGTGTTTAATCCATTTGCCACCACTCCCCCTGTTAATCTGGTAGCTTCTTCAGGGCGCCGTTACCTGGTGGCCATGGCTGGCCCTGGTGGCGCCAATGACGACTGGCTGATTATTCCGGCAGGACCCGGTACCTTCTCTTTCATGGCCAGCTCCCTGGTAAGTCAATATCCAGAGACCTTCCACGTGAAATATTCAACCACTGGAATCGAGCCTGACGACTTCACCGCCCTCCCGCAGGGCTCTGGTGTGGTTCCTCCGGTGCAGTGGACCCAGTATACGTTTGAAGCCCCCCAAGGCACAAAATACCTGGCTATCCAGTATGTCTCAAACGACACCTACTTTTTGCTCCTTGATGACCTGGAGTATCAGAAGCCGTTCGACCACGTGCAGTCGTTCAATGTGTATCTCGATGGCGGCCTTGTAGCCTCAGAAATCACTGACATGAGCCACCAGCTTACCGAACTGGAGGCCGGCACCCACCTGGTGGAAGTCGAAGCGGTGTATCATAGCGGGGTCTCTGAAAAAGCTTCTGTTGAGATCCTGGGCACTGTGGATATGGATGAACGCCTGACCGGGGACAAGCCGCAGGTCTATCCCAACCCCAGCAACGGAAATTTCAGCCTGGTGCTTCCCAAGCCTGCACAGGTCAGAATCATCGACCTCAACGGACAGCTCCTTTACGCTAACCAGCTTCCCGATGGACACAACATCATCAGTTTAGACCTGGAGCCTGGAACCTACATCATTCAGGTTCAGACAGCCGCAAGAATGATGACAGACAAGCTGATTATCAAATAA